A single window of Archangium gephyra DNA harbors:
- a CDS encoding tetratricopeptide repeat protein, with protein sequence MSLSDTERAHIQEALKNQRNALAVTRITGDPAEIGKGLVHLAELHGMLEDHAESRRHYEEALGCFQTAGDKYGQAQALFGLGVVSANFEDHRHAIEHISGATALFNELKDQENEALCRAAIGESLRSLGHTKAAEEKYQEALLLYRQAKNGPRIAQLLLDIGDIRMEAGEYEAARKRFSEALPLLEKEEDPEPLALCRLLLGEAEGLLGNHEAARPHLHTAAELYEQLHDHAYEARARWDLSIACTFVQDWKTARAELEAVIPLFEEQGRADDVAKARKVLAHFDARGV encoded by the coding sequence ATGAGCCTCTCCGATACCGAACGCGCCCACATCCAAGAAGCCCTGAAGAACCAGCGCAACGCGCTCGCCGTGACGCGCATCACCGGCGACCCCGCGGAGATCGGCAAGGGGCTGGTGCACCTGGCCGAGCTGCACGGCATGCTCGAGGACCACGCCGAGAGCCGCCGCCACTACGAGGAGGCGCTGGGCTGCTTCCAGACGGCCGGGGACAAGTACGGCCAGGCGCAGGCGCTCTTCGGCCTCGGGGTGGTGAGCGCCAACTTCGAGGATCACCGGCACGCCATCGAGCACATCTCCGGAGCCACGGCCCTCTTCAACGAGCTGAAGGATCAGGAGAACGAGGCGCTGTGCCGGGCGGCCATCGGCGAGTCGCTGCGCTCGCTGGGCCATACCAAGGCGGCCGAGGAGAAGTACCAGGAGGCGCTGCTGCTCTACCGGCAGGCGAAGAACGGGCCGCGCATCGCCCAGCTGCTGCTGGACATCGGCGACATCCGCATGGAAGCGGGCGAGTACGAAGCGGCGCGCAAGCGCTTCTCCGAGGCACTGCCCCTGCTGGAGAAGGAAGAGGATCCGGAGCCCCTGGCGCTGTGCCGGCTGCTGCTGGGCGAGGCCGAGGGCCTGCTGGGCAACCACGAGGCGGCGCGTCCGCACCTGCACACGGCGGCGGAGCTGTACGAGCAGCTGCACGATCACGCCTACGAGGCGCGGGCCCGGTGGGACCTGAGCATCGCGTGCACCTTCGTGCAGGACTGGAAGACCGCGCGCGCCGAGCTCGAGGCGGTGATTCCGCTCTTCGAGGAGCAGGGACGCGCCGACGACGTGGCCAAGGCCCGGAAGGTGCTGGCCCACTTCGACGCGCGCGGGGTGTGA